The Kribbella sp. NBC_00662 nucleotide sequence GGCCGCAGGTGACGGCGGCCTCGGCCAGGTCCTCCGCGGCGGCTAGGCGCAGCTCGGCCAACCGGTCCGCCTCGACTGCGGCGAACGGGAGGTCGCGGAGGTCGGTCAGGGCTTCACCGCGCCACAGCTTGTCGGCCTGGGTCAGGAGGGTGTGGGCCTGCTCCGGCTCGGTCCTCAGGAGGGCGCGGCCGCGGCGTACCAGATCTTCGAACTGGAGGGCGTCGACACAGTCCGGTCCGATCGTCAGGGTGTAGCCGGCCGGGCCGGACTGCACCGAGATGCTCGATTCGGTCGCGGGGAGGCCGGCCCGGAGGCGGGACACCAGGGACTGCAGAGCGTTCGCGCTGGGGGCCTCGCTGCCCCAGAGTCCGTCGACGAGTGTCTCGACGCTGACCGGTCGCCCGGCGGACAGCGCAAGGCGCGCGAGCAGCCCGCGCAGGCGGACGCCGCGGATGTCGAGCGGAGTCCCGTCGGCCGCCCACATCGCGAGAGGCCCAAGCACCGCTATGCGCACCCCTCAAGCCTCGCACATCCCCCCGACCAAACCTCTGCCTTTTGTCACTTCGCTCCCTTAAGGTCGGAACTCGTGACAGATATCGCCGAGCAGACGCAGAACGCACTCACCCGTATCGTCGCCGAACGGCAGTCGAAGGGCCGGGTTCCCGGGGTGGTGGGCGCTGTCGCCCGCGCCGGGAAGCTGGCCTGGTCGACCGGTGCCGGATCGGCCGACCTGGAGAGTCCCGGCGTACCGCCGACCGCGGACTCGCAGTTCCTGATCGCATCGCAGAGCAAGACACTGACCGCGGTCACGATCATGGCGTTGCGCGACGAGGGCAAACTCAACCTGGACGACACGGTCGACAAGCTGATCCCGGGCAGCAAACACGAGGGCATCACCGTCCGGCAGATGCTCAGCCACGCCAGCGGCATGCAGCGTGAGCCGGTCGGCGACGTGTGGGACCTGATGAAGTTCCCGTCCCGCGACGAGCTGGTCGACGGGTGGAACGACGCGGAGCGGATCGGCAAGCCGCACCACCGGTTCCACTACTCCAACCTGGTGTTCGCGCTGCTCGGTGAGATCGTCGCGCGGACCGACGGCCGGTCCTGGTACGAGTCGGTCAAGGCGCGGATCCTCGACCCGCTGGAGATGCGCCGTACGACGGTCGGCATGGACGGCGGACCGGCGCAGACCGGGTACTACGTGCCGCCGTGGTCCGACGTACCCGTGCGCGAGCCGCTGCTCGACATCGGCGCGATGGACGCCTGCGGCGGGCTCGCGTCGACGGCCGAGGACCTGGCGAAGTGGGCGATGTTCATCGCGAACCCGGTCGACGAGGTGCTGTCGAAGGACACCCTCGACGAGATGTGCCAGGTGCAGATCATGGCGGACGTGGACCGCTGGCAGCTCGCGTTCGGGCTCGGGTTCATGCTGCTGCGCCGCGGCGACCGGCTGTTCGTCGGGCACGACGGCGGTATGCCGGGTCACATCACGTCGACGTTCGTCCACCGCGAGTCCGGTACGGCGGGCATCGCGCTCTTCGGCTCGACGTCGTCACCCGCGCCGAGCGCGCTCGCGACCGACCTGGTGATC carries:
- a CDS encoding serine hydrolase domain-containing protein — protein: MTDIAEQTQNALTRIVAERQSKGRVPGVVGAVARAGKLAWSTGAGSADLESPGVPPTADSQFLIASQSKTLTAVTIMALRDEGKLNLDDTVDKLIPGSKHEGITVRQMLSHASGMQREPVGDVWDLMKFPSRDELVDGWNDAERIGKPHHRFHYSNLVFALLGEIVARTDGRSWYESVKARILDPLEMRRTTVGMDGGPAQTGYYVPPWSDVPVREPLLDIGAMDACGGLASTAEDLAKWAMFIANPVDEVLSKDTLDEMCQVQIMADVDRWQLAFGLGFMLLRRGDRLFVGHDGGMPGHITSTFVHRESGTAGIALFGSTSSPAPSALATDLVIKVLEDDPLPADPWVPGVDVPAELAGVLGTWFTEGSPFDFTVKNGVLQAKSPAAAEWQSPAVFEKIAEDTYRTISGRETGELLHITRNPSGTPEKLHWATYLCTRQPLAFADINPG